A region of Panicum virgatum strain AP13 chromosome 8N, P.virgatum_v5, whole genome shotgun sequence DNA encodes the following proteins:
- the LOC120685204 gene encoding uncharacterized mitochondrial protein AtMg00810-like → MANCNPCSTLVDTQAKLSEDEGTPVADPTAYRSLAGALQYLTFTRPDIIYAVQQVCLHMHDPREPHRTALQRILRYLHGTLDHGLLLHQNSSTELVVYTDADWAGCLDTRRSTSGYTVFLGGNLVSWSSKQQPVVSRSSAEAEYRAVANGVAEASWLRQLLAELHSLLTRSTLAYCNNVSAVYLSTNPVQH, encoded by the coding sequence ATGGCTAACTGCAATCCTTGCTCCACCCTAGTTGACACTCAGGCTAAGCTGTCAGAGGATGAGGGTACCCCCGTTGCTGATCCTACCGCCTACCGGAGTCTTGCTGGTGCcctgcagtacctcacctttaCCAGGCCGGACATCATCTATGCGGTTCAGCAGGTCTGCCTCCATATGCATGACCCGCGGGAGCCGCATCGCACCGCCCTGCAGCGGATCCTCCGCTACCTCCATGGCACGTTGGACCACGGCCTGCTTCTTCACCAAAATTCGTCTACTGAGCTTGTCGTCTACACAGATGCTGACTGGGCCGGCTGCCTGGACACTCGCCGGTCCACCTCTGGCTACACCGTTTTCTTGGGTGGCAAccttgtctcctggtcgtccaagcagCAGCCGGTTGTCTCTCGTTCCAGCGCTGAGGccgagtaccgggctgtcgctaatggcgtggcggaggcgtcttGGCTTCGACAGCTCCTAGCTGAGCTTCACAGCCTGCTCACTAGGAGCACCCTTGCCTACTGCAACAACGTCAGCGCGGTATACCTGTCCACCAACCCGGTTCAACACTAG
- the LOC120685205 gene encoding putative disease resistance protein RGA1 yields MGERSLMLQNMLPKEEVSIIRRMKTWQLVEPNLVGKETSLACTRLVELILAHKKKKSYKVGVVGIGGVGKTTLAQKIYNDHRIKGTFSKRAWICVSQEYSEVALLKEVLRNFGVEYGQDETVGELSRNLAIAIEKRSFFLVLDDVWKHEVWTNLLRIPLDTAATGTILMTTRNDIVVRAIGVEDVHRVELMSADVGWELLWKSMNINEETEVQNLRGIGMDIVRMCGGLPLAIKVTASVLATKEKNEKQWRKIINRSDWSMSKVPIELRGALYLSYDDLPRHLKQCFLYCALFPEDQIMYRDDLIRFWVAEGFVEEQDQQLLEDTAEEYFYELIHRNLLQPEPTYFDYSRCKMHDLLKQLVQHLSQDECFLWRPTIVGG; encoded by the coding sequence ATGGGTGAAAGATCTCTAATGCTTCAGAATATGCTACCAAAAGAGGAAGTTTCAATAATAAGGAGGATGAAAACTTGGCAACTTGTGGAGCCTAACCTTGTGGGTAAGGAGACTTCACTTGCTTGTACGAGATTGGTGGAACTGATACTTGCGCATAAGAAAAAGAAGTCCTACAAGGTTGGTGTTGTTGGAATAGGAGGTGTTGGAAAAACTACTCTTGCTCAAAAGATATATAATGATCACAGAATAAAAGGAACCTTCAGCAAGAGAGCATGGATTTGCGTTTCTCAGGAGTACTCTGAGGTTGCTCTTTTGAAAGAGGTTCTTCGCAACTTTGGGGTAGAATATGGGCAAGATGAAACTGTTGGAGAACTTAGCAGAAACCTTGCAATAGCCATTGAAAAGAGAAGTTTCTTTCTTGTGTTGGATGATGTATGGAAACATGAAGTATGGACTAATCTACTAAGAATTCCATTGGATACTGCAGCAACAGGAACAATTCTAATGACAACTCGAAATGATATAGTGGTACGAGCAATTGGGGTGGAAGATGTGCATCGAGTTGAATTGATGTCAGCAGATGTAGGATGGGAGCTACTTTGGAAGAGTATGAACATTAACGAAGAGACTGAAGTGCAAAACCTACGGGGTATTGGGATGGACATTGTTCGTATGTGTGGTGGCCTTCCTCTTGCAATCAAGGTTACTGCTAGTGTTCTAGCAACTAAAGAGAAAAATGAGAAACAATggagaaaaattataaatagaagTGATTGGTCTATGAGCAAAGTTCCTATTGAACTGAGAGGAGCTTTGTATTTGAGTTACGATGACCTACCTCGACATTTGAAGCAGTGCTTCCTTTATTGTGCCTTATTCCCAGAAGATCAAATAATGTATCGTGATGACCTCATCAGGTTCTGGGTTGCTGAAGGTTTCGTAGAAGAGCAAGACCAACAACTTCTAGAGGATACAGCTGAAGAATATTTCTATGAATTGATACATAGGAATCTCCTTCAACCAGAACCTACATATTTTGACTATTCAAGGTGCAAAATGCACGATCTATTAAAGCAGCTCGTTCAGCATTTGTCACAAGATGAATGTTTTTTGTGGAGACCCACAATTGTTGGAGGCTAA